In Drosophila bipectinata strain 14024-0381.07 chromosome 2R, DbipHiC1v2, whole genome shotgun sequence, one genomic interval encodes:
- the LOC108123055 gene encoding amyloid beta A4 precursor protein-binding family B member 1-interacting protein: protein MKLFCLVLVIYVVALTLFGVDGRGGGTTNGLEEPKFVGLFQRARRHVPGINRLHEGLVANEPPPPPKIRSRRDALEEILVANENPPPPPQFRPRRQAPPGMPPPPDGMPPPPDGMPPPPQFLL from the exons ATGAAGCTATTTTGCCTTGTTTTGGTTATTTACGTTGTGGCTCTGACCCTATTCGGGGTTGATGGACGTGGCGGGGGCACCACAAACGGATTGGAG GAGCCCAAGTTCGTCGGCCTGTTCCAGCGG GCGCGGCGCCATGTCCCCGGAATAAATCGTCTTCATGAAGGTTTGGTGGCCAACGAACCGCCGCCACCACCCAAGATTCGA tCCCGTCGTGATGCTTTGGAAGAGATCCTGGTGGCCAATGAGaatccaccaccaccaccgcaaTTCAgg CCACGTCGTCAGGCTCCACCCGGTATGCCTCCACCACCTGACGGTATGCCGCCACCACCCGATGGCATGCCACCACCCCCTCAGTTCCTCCTATAA
- the LOC108123054 gene encoding uncharacterized protein has translation MKVVAILLLSSLTVALVVAFPSNHVADADVPAGGLYAVAVAPAADAGSAESPTSNADQNTNSIRKPRHLLSKLFGSKTVVVQPIIIERPAFPAANTYHQYPYDQGRRLESAYIY, from the coding sequence ATGAAAGTAGTGGCTATTCTTTTGCTCAGCAGTCTCACCGTTGCTTTGGTGGTGGCATTTCCTAGTAACCACGTTGCAGATGCTGATGTGCCAGCTGGTGGCTTATATGCTGTTGCAGTGGCCCCTGCAGCAGATGCGGGATCCGCCGAATCGCCGACGTCGAATGCAGACCAAAACACTAACAGCATTCGCAAGCCTCGTCATCTTCTGAGCAAGCTCTTCGGATCGAAGACCGTGGTGGTCCAGCCCATCATTATCGAACGTCCTGCATTCCCTGCAGCCAACACATACCATCAGTATCCCTATGATCAGGGCAGGCGTTTAGAGTCGGCGTATATTTATTAG
- the LOC108123024 gene encoding bleomycin hydrolase, which yields MSTIGINGPSAGMPFQLTDQQLSEWRFDFYGSPSNRLAQNVCTARNPINACLRSAAELSQVLDGDKKWYEVSATGKATTGGPGWICTGLDLLRLEFVKKYPAPADFEFSAGHLVFWHKLERCNYFLCTVSALLERCEPLDGRNFRHLMKHAAPDGGNWHMFVNLVKKHGVMPKSCYLTPNSKSVTKLNKILRSKLHEYSSLLYAQFTFDGDASRLPKLIGRMMPRLYKVVSICLGEPPEEFNWTFYDQKKRFQSLEYLSSLQFYEMMVANDTNLDEFVCLGHDPRLSAGYHTNFEVAHSSNMVDGLTHRFNNQPMEVLFQVMIDSLTGGKAVWLTCDLCPRFMAKRETLSLIQKSHNFSVLFGVEVGNSFNKADRMVYKESRPDAALLLTAVGLNSINDPVEFHSISASVAGKTESTISLHEDNDDDEEEEKKDKDKNDAAKKKGKKTKAATVDADWLREYGFEIIVHESFVPVDILNASRFPKLTMLPPWDPMGSLLG from the exons atgtcAACGATTGGCATCAATGGCCCAAGTGCGGGAATGCCCTTTCAGCTGACGGACCAACAGCTTTCGGAGTGGCGCTTCGACTTCTACGGGTCACCGAGTAACCGGCTGGCCCAAAACGTATGCACGGCCCGTAACCCGATAAATGCCTGTCTGAGATCTGCGGCGGAACTGAGCCAGGTACTTGACGGCGACAAGAAATGGTACGAGGTGAGTGCAACGGGGAAGGCCACCACGGGCGGACCTGGATGGATATGCACCGGTTTGGACCTGTTGCGCTTGGAATTTGTCAAGAAGTATCCGGCGCCGGCGGATTTTGAGTTTTCCGCGGGGCATTTGGTCTTTTGGCACAAACTGGAGCGTTGCAACTACTTTCTGTGCACCGTGTCGGCGCTCCTGGAACGGTGTGAACCCCTGGATGGACGCAACTTCCGGCATCTGATGAAGCACGCGGCACCGGACGGCGGCAACTGGCACATGTTTGTGAATTTGGTGAAAAAGCACGGTGTAATGCCGAAATCGTGCTACCTAACTCCTAATTCAAAGTCAGTCACcaagttaaataaaattctGAGGAGCAAG CTCCATGAGTACTCCAGTTTGCTATATGCCCAGTTCACCTTCGATGGAGATGCCTCTCGCTTGCCAAAACTCATTGGAAGGATGATGCCAAGGCTGTATAAAGTGGTGAGCATTTGCCTTGGTGAGCCACCCGAGGAGTTCAACTGGACCTTCTACGATCAGAAGAAGCGTTTCCAAAGCCTGGAATACCTAAGTTCTTTGCAGTTTTACGAGATGATGGTGGCCAATGATACCAATCTGGACGAATTCGTTTGCCTAGGTCACGACCCCCGTTTATCCGCCGGCTATCACACCAACTTCGAAGTGGCCCACAGCTCGAACATGGTGGATGGACTGACCCACCGATTCAACAACCAGCCCATGGAGGTCCTGTTCCAGGTGATGATCGATTCCCTGACCGGAGGCAAAGCTGTTTGGCTGACCTGTGACCTTTGTCCGAGATTTATGGCGAAAAGGGAGACCCTTAGCCTAATCCAGAAGTCCCATAACTTCAGCGTCCTTTTTGGCGTGGAAGTGGGTAACTCCTTTAACAAGGCGGACAGAATGGTCTATAAAGAATCACGTCCAGACGCAGCGCTCCTTCTAACCGCCGTTGGACTCAATTCTATCAATGATCCGGTGGAATTCCACAGCATTAGTGCCTCCGTGGCGGGCAAGACTGAATCCACTATAAGTCTGCACGaggataatgatgatgatgaggaggaggagaagaagGATAAGGACAAAAATGATGCCGCGAAGAAGAAAGGTAAAAAGACTAAGGCAGCCACCGTTGATGCGGACTGGTTACGGGAATATGGCTTTGAGATTATTGTCCACGAAAGTTTTGTTCCGGTCGATATTTTAaatgccagccgattccccaagCTCACAATGCTGCCCCCATGGGACCCTATGGGGTCTCTGCTGGGCTGA